The proteins below are encoded in one region of Petrotoga miotherma DSM 10691:
- a CDS encoding extracellular solute-binding protein, which yields MRFKKFLLFGLLIVGLTIAFAAEKTTLYYTTLFHSGDAQAMEKIVQRINQESEDMYVILVQGAWENYYAQLINQVVAGNAPQVGIVHSNMFPSMKDALTPLNASPAGDLLAKAGFSREDFYTDVWDSSTFDGQHYGIPLDTHMWAMWYNKDIFEEAGLDPDDPPTNAAELEYAAQKIKEAGYYAVHFAEDGVARKLMRAWYIFYWQLGGELFDGNYTKATFNNEKGLQALEYLVNSVQEWNWNIPGSDGFKQFAAGELGILFAGNWYYYSAENAQINYGVAKIPTIFNSPATWGNSHNLVIPKQATSNPQIYEQSMELIRRITELSYMWGMFGGHSPAYNESRNSPELLNSPVWRKSLNVFSLMAEEGYLHYPPNHPKAAELENAIQVHVQQAYNGTLTPEEALAKAEEECNRILSEE from the coding sequence ATGAGGTTTAAAAAGTTTTTACTGTTTGGTTTGCTGATAGTTGGATTAACGATTGCTTTTGCTGCTGAAAAAACCACTCTTTATTACACTACTCTTTTTCATAGTGGTGATGCACAAGCTATGGAAAAGATCGTTCAAAGAATCAACCAAGAATCAGAAGACATGTATGTTATATTGGTGCAAGGAGCATGGGAAAATTACTACGCTCAACTTATAAATCAAGTAGTTGCAGGGAATGCTCCTCAGGTTGGTATTGTACATTCAAATATGTTTCCATCTATGAAAGATGCACTTACCCCACTGAATGCTTCCCCGGCAGGTGATTTATTAGCAAAAGCTGGATTTTCCAGAGAAGATTTCTATACTGATGTATGGGACTCTTCAACTTTTGACGGTCAACATTATGGTATTCCATTAGATACCCATATGTGGGCAATGTGGTATAACAAAGATATCTTTGAAGAAGCTGGGTTGGATCCTGATGATCCCCCAACTAATGCTGCAGAACTGGAATATGCAGCCCAAAAAATAAAAGAAGCCGGATATTATGCAGTTCATTTCGCAGAAGATGGGGTTGCTCGAAAGCTGATGAGAGCTTGGTATATTTTCTATTGGCAATTAGGCGGAGAATTATTTGATGGAAATTATACAAAAGCCACTTTCAACAATGAAAAGGGACTCCAAGCTTTGGAGTATTTGGTAAACAGTGTTCAAGAATGGAATTGGAATATTCCCGGTTCAGATGGATTTAAGCAGTTTGCTGCTGGAGAATTAGGGATACTATTTGCTGGGAATTGGTACTATTATTCAGCTGAAAACGCTCAGATAAATTATGGAGTAGCAAAAATACCAACCATATTTAACAGTCCCGCAACTTGGGGGAACAGCCATAATCTTGTTATTCCTAAACAAGCAACCTCAAATCCTCAAATTTATGAGCAATCCATGGAATTAATTAGAAGAATAACGGAACTAAGTTATATGTGGGGTATGTTTGGTGGACATTCTCCAGCTTACAACGAATCAAGAAATTCTCCCGAATTGTTAAATTCACCTGTATGGAGAAAAAGTTTAAATGTGTTTAGTCTAATGGCAGAGGAAGGTTATTTACATTATCCCCCAAACCACCCTAAAGCAGCAGAGTTAGAAAATGCTATTCAAGTTCATGTTCAACAGGCTTATAACGGAACATTGACACCTGAAGAAGCCTTAGCAAAAGCAGAAGAAGAATGTAACAGAATTCTATCAGAAGAATGA
- a CDS encoding carbohydrate ABC transporter permease has protein sequence MKQRARDQWSGILFALPFVIVWSVFTLWPVISGFIISLHNWDPLRGSEYIGFENYKYLFTSERFWNAFFNTFEFALIMIPLTLIFGLLFAFFLYFSKSKAKGFVEGALFFPYLLNVSIISLVWKWLFDPDFGLINESLKMIGISNAPQFLNHPVWVIPAIAFASAWWLMGYRMTIFRAALESQPVEIVEAAIIDGANKWQIMFKILFPLIRPQFLFAMVLTIISGFNVLGQVMIMTEGGPGRSSEVLALYLYREAFSYFRMGRAAAIGFILFVIIFIFTLIAMRYMGNENKG, from the coding sequence TTGAAGCAAAGGGCTAGAGATCAATGGAGTGGAATTTTATTTGCTCTACCGTTTGTAATAGTATGGAGTGTTTTTACCTTATGGCCTGTTATTTCAGGTTTTATAATTAGCTTACACAATTGGGACCCTTTAAGAGGATCAGAATATATAGGCTTTGAAAATTATAAGTATCTTTTTACAAGTGAACGTTTTTGGAATGCTTTTTTTAATACTTTTGAGTTTGCCCTTATTATGATTCCTTTAACTTTAATCTTTGGATTACTATTTGCATTCTTCCTATATTTTTCAAAAAGTAAAGCCAAAGGTTTTGTAGAAGGTGCTCTCTTTTTCCCATATCTTTTGAATGTTTCTATAATTAGTCTTGTTTGGAAATGGCTTTTTGATCCTGACTTTGGATTAATTAATGAATCATTAAAGATGATCGGGATTTCTAACGCACCACAATTTCTGAATCATCCTGTGTGGGTTATTCCAGCCATAGCTTTTGCAAGTGCCTGGTGGTTAATGGGTTATAGGATGACAATTTTTCGGGCAGCGTTAGAAAGCCAACCTGTTGAAATAGTGGAGGCTGCAATAATTGATGGAGCTAACAAATGGCAAATAATGTTTAAAATCTTATTCCCTCTAATAAGACCTCAATTTCTTTTTGCAATGGTTTTAACAATAATTTCTGGATTTAACGTATTGGGACAAGTGATGATAATGACTGAAGGTGGGCCGGGTAGATCTTCCGAAGTTTTAGCTTTATATTTATATAGAGAAGCATTTTCATATTTCCGAATGGGGAGGGCTGCTGCAATCGGATTTATTTTATTTGTAATTATTTTTATTTTCACTTTGATTGCTATGAGATACATGGGAAACGAAAACAAAGGATAG
- a CDS encoding carbohydrate ABC transporter permease encodes MKKRGNTKFFDIIMIIIAILWLIPVFWMVDTAFKPTPEIFTRPPKWIPESFTLEHIRGVINNWPFGRWLLNSVVVSGFSTLISLFLSIFAAYSFARIQWKGRDFLFVVLLASMLIPWQINGVPLYFLMNNLNLLNKLIAVILPISAMPIGVFLLRQFFIGIPTELEDSARIDGCNRLDILFRIIIPVSAPALSALGIYMFIFSWNEYFWSLIALQRINKFTLPIGLNTLQGAYDIEYGLLMAAAFLASIPVMIVFLILRRQIIKGMSWSGVTK; translated from the coding sequence TTGAAAAAGCGCGGAAACACAAAATTTTTTGATATTATAATGATAATAATAGCCATATTATGGTTGATACCAGTTTTTTGGATGGTTGATACTGCTTTTAAGCCAACACCAGAAATCTTCACTAGACCTCCCAAATGGATCCCAGAAAGTTTTACATTAGAACACATTAGAGGTGTAATTAATAATTGGCCATTTGGAAGATGGTTATTAAATAGTGTAGTTGTCTCTGGTTTTTCAACGTTAATCTCACTTTTCTTATCAATATTTGCAGCATACTCCTTTGCTAGAATTCAGTGGAAAGGAAGAGATTTTTTGTTTGTTGTTTTACTCGCAAGTATGCTAATCCCTTGGCAAATAAATGGAGTCCCACTATATTTTTTAATGAATAATTTAAACTTGTTAAATAAATTAATTGCAGTTATTTTACCTATTTCTGCCATGCCAATAGGAGTTTTTTTATTGAGACAATTTTTTATAGGAATACCAACTGAATTAGAGGATTCAGCTAGAATTGATGGTTGTAATAGATTAGACATTCTTTTTAGAATAATTATTCCTGTCTCAGCTCCTGCTTTATCTGCATTAGGGATTTACATGTTTATCTTTAGTTGGAATGAATATTTTTGGAGCTTAATAGCACTACAAAGAATTAATAAGTTCACATTACCAATAGGTTTGAATACATTGCAAGGAGCATATGATATTGAATATGGTTTACTTATGGCCGCCGCATTTTTGGCTTCGATTCCTGTAATGATTGTTTTTCTAATTTTAAGAAGGCAAATAATTAAAGGAATGAGTTGGTCAGGTGTGACTAAATAA
- a CDS encoding dihydrodipicolinate synthase family protein → MNLEGIITALVTPFDEKGNINEELLRSLCEYQANKQVNGILVLGTTGEGISLSMDERKLIAEIVVDELKGTVPVIVHVGSSNIKVVFSLAQHAVDIGANAITSIAPYFFKMSDKEILDFYVGLSNNVPKDYPIFVYNFPEAAGNDVNPVILGKLLDKVENIAGIKYSSSNMMRTQEYLKLKKNNFKIFTGADQLFYPALCLGCDGLVSGNANVLPELYLAIFRSFKENNLKAANKLHYFGNEIAKLFKYGNIPALKAGMKLRGIDGGYVRQPFRELGIHETNKLQVEFSQILKQIRKILPQI, encoded by the coding sequence ATGAATTTAGAAGGAATAATCACAGCACTTGTAACTCCTTTTGATGAAAAAGGAAATATAAATGAAGAGTTATTAAGAAGTTTATGTGAATATCAAGCTAATAAGCAAGTTAATGGGATTTTGGTTCTAGGAACAACTGGGGAAGGAATTTCATTAAGTATGGATGAAAGAAAATTAATTGCCGAAATTGTTGTCGATGAATTAAAAGGAACTGTCCCAGTGATAGTACACGTTGGTAGTAGCAACATAAAAGTAGTATTTTCTCTTGCTCAACATGCTGTAGATATTGGTGCTAATGCAATTACCTCAATTGCACCATATTTTTTCAAAATGAGTGATAAGGAGATTTTAGATTTTTACGTTGGACTATCCAACAACGTTCCAAAAGATTATCCGATATTTGTCTACAATTTTCCTGAAGCAGCTGGTAATGATGTAAATCCTGTTATTTTAGGAAAATTGTTAGATAAAGTTGAAAATATAGCAGGTATTAAATATAGTTCAAGCAATATGATGAGAACGCAAGAATACCTAAAATTAAAAAAGAATAATTTTAAAATTTTTACAGGAGCAGATCAACTTTTTTATCCAGCGTTGTGTTTAGGGTGCGATGGGTTAGTTTCAGGAAATGCAAATGTTCTTCCCGAATTGTATTTAGCTATTTTTAGAAGTTTTAAAGAAAATAATCTTAAAGCTGCAAATAAACTTCATTATTTTGGTAATGAGATTGCTAAACTCTTTAAATATGGAAATATTCCTGCTTTAAAAGCAGGAATGAAACTCAGAGGGATTGATGGAGGTTACGTGAGACAACCTTTTAGAGAATTAGGCATACATGAAACCAACAAACTTCAAGTAGAATTTAGTCAAATTCTTAAGCAAATTAGAAAAATATTACCTCAGATTTAA
- a CDS encoding L-fucose/L-arabinose isomerase family protein: MQKRKVGIITFSDGRDFVHEETLEMNKKFEHRLVKALESTGEVEVVRASDIVNKPSKAKKAGKEMMKAEVEMTIFNYSIWCWPHLSVMASLYAPGPYLTYGQINPKYPGMVGLLAAAGALEQIGIFPERVWGEPEDPTVLEKLLKYIRAASAAHRLKGERYGMFGGRPMGMYTASANGDQWMKEFGIDVEQVDQYALVLKAEKVPSQKKKKAREWLEKLATVKYDGNRLTPEILEKQIGLYYAALEIIKEEELDFVGFKGQPEMTNNYATLDIAEAFLNDPYDFDGAKEPIVAATETDMDGALTMEIFKHIAQTPVLFADVRHYFKEENLLDLANSGQHATYFAGKSNKPEENLKNVIIHPEDFYFPAGGGAVKHFAAPGRVTLARLARQDGNYVMTIVPAEFVELSEEEKKRLSEQVQIEWPHAYAKLDTDMETFLEYYPCNHTHGVYGNYLDELVHFCKIKNIGYQILD; the protein is encoded by the coding sequence ATGCAAAAAAGGAAAGTAGGAATAATCACATTTTCAGACGGAAGAGATTTTGTTCATGAGGAAACCTTAGAGATGAACAAAAAATTTGAACACAGGCTAGTAAAAGCGTTAGAAAGCACCGGTGAAGTAGAAGTAGTGAGAGCTTCAGACATTGTAAACAAACCATCCAAGGCCAAAAAAGCCGGAAAAGAAATGATGAAAGCAGAAGTGGAAATGACGATCTTCAATTATTCTATATGGTGTTGGCCTCACTTAAGCGTTATGGCTTCACTTTATGCCCCTGGACCGTATTTAACTTATGGCCAAATAAATCCAAAGTATCCTGGAATGGTAGGATTGTTAGCTGCAGCTGGTGCTTTAGAGCAAATAGGAATATTCCCAGAAAGAGTTTGGGGTGAGCCAGAAGATCCGACGGTTTTAGAAAAATTACTAAAATACATACGTGCTGCCAGTGCTGCACATAGGTTAAAAGGAGAAAGGTACGGAATGTTTGGTGGAAGGCCCATGGGAATGTACACCGCTTCTGCCAATGGAGATCAATGGATGAAAGAATTTGGAATTGATGTTGAACAGGTAGACCAATATGCATTGGTTTTAAAAGCTGAAAAAGTACCATCCCAGAAGAAAAAGAAAGCAAGAGAATGGCTTGAAAAATTAGCAACCGTTAAATATGACGGCAATAGACTCACCCCTGAAATTTTAGAGAAACAGATAGGATTATATTACGCTGCACTTGAAATTATAAAAGAAGAAGAGCTTGATTTTGTTGGATTCAAGGGACAACCTGAAATGACAAATAATTATGCAACATTAGATATCGCAGAAGCTTTTTTGAACGATCCATACGATTTTGATGGTGCAAAGGAACCTATTGTTGCAGCAACCGAAACAGATATGGATGGAGCTTTAACGATGGAAATCTTTAAACATATAGCCCAAACCCCTGTACTGTTTGCTGATGTGAGGCATTACTTCAAAGAAGAGAATTTATTGGATTTAGCAAACTCTGGACAGCATGCGACATATTTTGCAGGAAAATCTAACAAACCTGAAGAAAATTTGAAAAACGTGATTATACACCCTGAAGATTTTTATTTTCCAGCGGGTGGTGGTGCTGTTAAACACTTTGCAGCCCCTGGAAGAGTCACATTAGCAAGACTTGCAAGACAAGATGGAAATTATGTAATGACGATAGTTCCCGCTGAGTTTGTCGAACTTTCTGAGGAAGAAAAGAAAAGATTGAGCGAACAAGTGCAAATCGAATGGCCACATGCATATGCTAAACTAGATACTGATATGGAAACTTTTTTGGAATATTATCCTTGCAACCATACACATGGGGTATATGGAAATTATTTAGATGAGTTGGTACATTTTTGTAAGATTAAAAATATCGGTTATCAGATTTTGGATTGA
- a CDS encoding exo-alpha-sialidase: MSWYIFVRLKISVIRFWIEKNLYGSEKMDVIRKSFIFDKIPGKLSSHSVSLCKINEKEILAFWFAGTWEGNKDVDLFTSRYNILEGSWESPKLFVQDPVRSLGNTCPVLFDNKIRVYYVAMEGKNWTETSLWYKESYDQGTTWTQEKPFSLVNNNLLFGTKLLKLRDNRYVFPIYNEKMWISTPYISNDIQRNKWKKFGEIQTEKGNIQQDMVEIKNHIFSLLRTRDGYIYKTTYDLERKEWDKPKSTGIPNPNSRVALEKIGNLLVCCCNPLGLEKGEIIEDPRKLSNLEDPFWGKREKLSIFTSYDFGNTWHEEIILENSKNKEYSYPWIQIISESELMVAYTYERRNIAYTIIKI, encoded by the coding sequence ATGAGTTGGTACATTTTTGTAAGATTAAAAATATCGGTTATCAGATTTTGGATTGAAAAAAATTTATATGGAAGTGAAAAAATGGATGTTATTAGAAAATCTTTTATATTTGACAAAATCCCAGGTAAACTGAGTTCTCATTCAGTAAGTCTGTGTAAAATCAATGAAAAAGAAATATTAGCCTTTTGGTTTGCGGGAACCTGGGAAGGTAATAAAGATGTTGATTTATTTACTTCCCGGTACAATATTCTTGAAGGAAGTTGGGAATCTCCAAAACTTTTTGTGCAGGATCCTGTGAGATCTCTGGGGAATACCTGCCCAGTATTATTTGATAATAAAATAAGGGTTTATTATGTTGCCATGGAAGGTAAAAATTGGACTGAAACGTCATTGTGGTATAAAGAGTCTTATGATCAAGGAACAACTTGGACTCAAGAAAAACCTTTTTCTCTAGTTAACAATAACCTTTTGTTTGGAACTAAATTATTGAAATTAAGAGATAACAGATATGTTTTTCCTATATATAATGAAAAGATGTGGATTAGTACCCCCTATATATCAAATGATATTCAAAGAAACAAATGGAAAAAATTTGGTGAGATTCAGACGGAAAAGGGAAATATTCAACAAGACATGGTCGAAATTAAAAATCACATTTTTTCGTTGCTAAGAACTAGAGATGGTTATATTTATAAAACAACTTATGACTTAGAAAGGAAAGAATGGGATAAACCCAAATCTACAGGAATACCAAATCCAAATTCAAGAGTGGCTTTAGAAAAGATAGGAAATTTATTAGTTTGTTGTTGTAATCCGTTGGGTTTAGAGAAAGGAGAAATTATTGAAGATCCTAGAAAGTTATCTAATTTGGAGGATCCGTTTTGGGGTAAAAGAGAAAAGTTGTCTATTTTTACTTCATATGACTTTGGAAATACGTGGCATGAAGAAATTATTTTAGAAAATTCAAAAAACAAAGAATATTCATATCCATGGATTCAGATAATCAGTGAATCTGAATTAATGGTTGCATATACTTATGAAAGAAGAAATATTGCTTATACTATAATAAAAATATAA
- a CDS encoding FGGY-family carbohydrate kinase, with amino-acid sequence MYLVGVDIGTQSTKSVITDENGKVIAEASKEYSVLTPQPNWAEQWPNVWFDAVIDTLKLAIEKRKIDPKTVAGIAISGLYGGSGIPVDKDFNPLRPCLIWMDRRATKETDWVKNNVPKETLFGITGNYVDSYFGFTKIIWIKNNEKDIWEKTYKFITPKDFVIHKLTGEVIIDFSSAGNIGGIFDIHKKYWSEEMCKMLGIDSDKLPEKIVKSSEIVGTLNKTYAQEIGLLEGTPIIAGGIDAPVAQLSAGSVNEGEHVAMVGTSTCWGNIHDGKYLTPELVSFPYVVDDLAKIYTFGGGATSGAIVRWFREEFGEYEKEFERKRGISAYSLLELESKDIPPGSDGIIVLPYFMGERSPVWESSAKGTIIGLNLYHKRRHLYKAFMESVAYSLRHNMEYAENTGMKLNSECYLVGGAAKSDIWTQIFADVTGYIMKRTDQDVEAPLGDAFLAGLGTGVFPDSQDIKKWIKFKENTSPDVNNKSVYDKYFNLYKKLYENTKEIMKQL; translated from the coding sequence ATGTATTTAGTGGGAGTGGATATCGGAACTCAAAGCACTAAATCAGTTATCACGGATGAAAATGGAAAAGTCATTGCAGAAGCTTCTAAAGAATATTCTGTTTTGACACCTCAACCCAATTGGGCTGAACAATGGCCTAATGTGTGGTTTGATGCTGTGATTGATACTCTGAAACTAGCAATAGAAAAAAGGAAAATAGATCCAAAAACCGTTGCAGGAATCGCTATCAGTGGATTATATGGAGGTTCGGGAATCCCGGTTGATAAAGATTTCAACCCTCTGAGGCCCTGCTTGATCTGGATGGATAGGAGAGCAACAAAAGAAACAGATTGGGTTAAAAATAATGTTCCCAAAGAAACTTTATTTGGGATAACAGGTAATTATGTTGATAGTTACTTTGGTTTCACAAAAATCATTTGGATAAAAAATAATGAGAAGGATATTTGGGAAAAAACTTATAAATTTATAACACCAAAAGATTTCGTCATTCACAAATTAACAGGTGAAGTAATAATAGATTTCTCTTCTGCTGGTAATATCGGAGGGATTTTCGACATTCATAAAAAATACTGGTCAGAAGAAATGTGCAAAATGCTTGGAATAGATTCAGATAAATTGCCTGAAAAGATAGTTAAATCTTCTGAGATTGTAGGAACCCTCAACAAAACATATGCTCAAGAGATCGGACTTTTAGAGGGCACCCCGATAATCGCTGGAGGAATAGATGCACCCGTTGCTCAATTAAGTGCGGGATCTGTCAACGAAGGTGAACACGTAGCTATGGTTGGGACTTCGACATGTTGGGGCAATATTCACGATGGCAAATACCTAACCCCTGAATTGGTTAGTTTTCCATATGTTGTAGATGATTTAGCAAAGATATACACGTTTGGGGGAGGAGCCACTTCGGGAGCCATAGTGAGATGGTTTCGAGAAGAGTTCGGGGAATATGAAAAAGAATTTGAAAGAAAAAGAGGTATTTCTGCTTATTCACTTCTTGAATTGGAATCAAAAGATATTCCTCCTGGAAGTGATGGGATTATAGTTTTGCCATATTTTATGGGTGAAAGATCACCTGTTTGGGAATCAAGTGCTAAAGGAACTATTATAGGACTTAACTTGTACCACAAAAGAAGACATCTTTACAAAGCTTTTATGGAGTCTGTAGCCTATTCCCTGAGACATAATATGGAATATGCAGAAAATACTGGAATGAAATTGAATTCCGAATGTTACTTAGTAGGAGGAGCTGCTAAGAGTGATATTTGGACTCAAATATTTGCAGATGTGACAGGATATATTATGAAAAGAACGGATCAAGATGTTGAAGCACCTTTAGGAGATGCATTTTTAGCTGGCTTAGGAACAGGTGTATTTCCCGATTCACAAGATATTAAGAAATGGATAAAGTTCAAAGAAAATACTTCCCCAGACGTTAATAACAAAAGTGTTTATGATAAATACTTCAATTTATACAAAAAGTTGTATGAAAATACCAAAGAAATAATGAAACAATTATAG